From the Lysobacter sp. FW306-1B-D06B genome, one window contains:
- a CDS encoding 2-hydroxychromene-2-carboxylate isomerase, whose translation MTAPLVWYFDFISPFSYLQWQRLKPLLRERENAGEPPVRLVPIVFAAVLDACGQKGPAEIPGKREFTYRHVLWLARQAGVPLRFPPTHPFNPLAALRLSIAAGDTPEAVDSVFDWLWNHGRAGDSVEALVPLMAALDVPADALEADATKAALRANTDAAIAAGVYGVPTLSIGGELFWGNDAFDFALAALHDPAVLQDEEMRRLSELPVGLQRRR comes from the coding sequence ATGACCGCGCCGCTGGTCTGGTACTTCGATTTCATCTCGCCGTTCTCGTACCTGCAGTGGCAGCGCCTGAAGCCGCTGCTGCGCGAACGCGAGAACGCCGGCGAGCCGCCGGTGCGGCTGGTGCCGATCGTCTTCGCCGCGGTGCTGGACGCGTGCGGGCAGAAGGGCCCGGCGGAGATCCCCGGCAAACGCGAGTTCACCTACCGGCACGTGCTGTGGCTGGCGCGGCAGGCCGGCGTGCCGCTGCGCTTTCCGCCGACGCATCCGTTCAACCCGCTGGCCGCGCTGCGCCTGAGCATCGCCGCCGGCGATACGCCCGAGGCCGTGGATTCGGTCTTCGATTGGCTGTGGAACCACGGCCGCGCCGGCGACAGCGTCGAGGCACTGGTGCCGCTGATGGCCGCGCTTGACGTCCCCGCCGACGCGCTGGAAGCCGACGCCACCAAGGCCGCGCTGCGCGCCAACACCGACGCCGCGATCGCCGCCGGCGTCTACGGCGTGCCGACGCTCTCCATCGGCGGCGAGCTGTTCTGGGGCAACGACGCCTTCGACTTCGCCCTGGCCGCATTGCACGACCCGGCCGTTCTGCAGGACGAGGAAATGCGCCGGTTGAGCGAACTCCCGGTGGGATTGCAGCGCCGACGCTGA
- a CDS encoding DUF1761 domain-containing protein — MPSLPHIDLNWLAVIAAAVSAFVLGGIWYGPLFKRAWCREAGIDPDSAPSHPARIFAVAFVCSLLAALIFGASLPPGFTAVQGFGLGFVTGLFFVAMSFGINYAFAQRSLKLWMIDAGYHIVQFSLYGLILGAWR, encoded by the coding sequence ATGCCTTCGCTTCCGCACATCGACCTCAACTGGCTTGCGGTGATCGCCGCCGCCGTGTCCGCCTTCGTCCTGGGCGGCATCTGGTACGGGCCGCTGTTCAAGCGTGCGTGGTGCCGGGAGGCCGGCATCGATCCCGACTCTGCGCCTTCGCATCCGGCACGCATCTTCGCCGTCGCGTTCGTGTGCAGCCTGCTGGCGGCGCTGATCTTCGGCGCGTCACTGCCGCCCGGCTTCACGGCCGTGCAAGGCTTCGGGCTGGGTTTCGTCACCGGCCTGTTCTTCGTGGCGATGAGCTTCGGCATCAACTACGCCTTCGCCCAGCGCAGCCTGAAGCTGTGGATGATCGACGCCGGCTACCACATCGTGCAGTTCAGCCTGTACGGGCTGATCCTGGGCGCGTGGCGCTGA
- a CDS encoding amidohydrolase family protein: MLIGLLLASMSAGAQELLIRNATVHTAGAQGTLKNADVLVSGGTIRAVGTGLSAPAGAQVIDAQGKPVTPTLFGGITEIGLEEVSGEKATVDDTLALGADTKQMTVRPEFDVTLAFNPDSILIPVTRIEGIGWTLLGAGTATGGSIVAGQGGVVRLDGSADPIGPRELFLRIGGDAAGLSGNSRAAQWMILDQLIDEVRGRIPPDANAALLTPAGRAALGRYIGGGGRVVVAVDRAADIRQLLRWSERHNVRVAIAGGAEAWRVAPMLASAKVPVFVNPLGNLPSDFDQIGATMENAARLRAAGVQVGFSQAGDASHNARKIRQLAGNAVANGLSWEDGLAGLTRVPAETFGVADRIGTIAPGKRADLVLWSGDPLEVNTVAMQVWMDGRAIPMRSRQTELRDRYLRTGTPAAEGGLPRAYPAQGR, from the coding sequence CTGCTGATCGGCCTGCTGCTGGCGTCGATGTCCGCCGGTGCGCAGGAACTGCTGATCCGCAACGCGACCGTGCACACCGCCGGCGCGCAGGGCACGTTGAAGAACGCCGACGTACTGGTCTCCGGCGGCACGATCCGCGCCGTCGGCACGGGGCTTTCCGCGCCGGCCGGCGCGCAGGTGATCGACGCGCAGGGCAAGCCGGTGACGCCGACGCTGTTCGGCGGCATCACCGAGATCGGGCTGGAGGAAGTCTCCGGCGAGAAGGCCACCGTCGACGACACGCTCGCACTGGGCGCCGACACCAAGCAGATGACGGTGCGGCCGGAGTTCGACGTGACGCTGGCCTTCAATCCGGATTCGATCCTGATTCCGGTGACGCGCATCGAGGGCATCGGCTGGACGCTGCTGGGCGCGGGCACCGCGACGGGCGGTTCGATCGTCGCGGGCCAGGGCGGCGTGGTGCGGCTGGACGGCAGCGCCGATCCGATCGGGCCGCGCGAGCTGTTCCTGCGCATCGGCGGTGATGCGGCCGGGCTGTCGGGCAATTCGCGCGCGGCGCAGTGGATGATCCTGGACCAGTTGATCGACGAGGTGCGCGGGCGCATTCCGCCGGACGCCAACGCCGCGCTGCTGACGCCGGCCGGTCGCGCCGCGCTGGGCAGGTACATCGGCGGCGGCGGTCGCGTGGTGGTGGCGGTGGATCGCGCCGCCGACATCCGCCAGCTGCTGCGCTGGTCGGAGCGTCACAACGTGCGCGTGGCCATCGCCGGCGGCGCCGAGGCCTGGCGCGTGGCGCCGATGCTGGCGAGCGCGAAGGTGCCGGTGTTCGTCAATCCACTGGGGAATCTGCCGTCGGACTTCGACCAGATCGGCGCGACGATGGAAAACGCGGCGCGGCTGCGCGCGGCGGGCGTGCAGGTGGGCTTCTCGCAGGCGGGCGATGCCTCGCACAACGCGCGCAAGATCCGCCAGCTGGCCGGCAACGCGGTCGCCAACGGCTTGTCGTGGGAGGACGGCCTTGCCGGCCTCACGCGTGTGCCGGCGGAGACGTTCGGCGTCGCCGACCGCATCGGCACCATCGCTCCGGGCAAGCGCGCGGACCTGGTGCTGTGGAGCGGCGATCCGCTGGAAGTGAACACCGTCGCCATGCAGGTGTGGATGGACGGCCGCGCGATCCCGATGCGCAGTCGCCAGACCGAACTGCGCGACCGCTACCTGCGCACCGGCACACCGGCGGCGGAAGGCGGCTTGCCGCGGGCGTATCCGGCGCAGGGTCGCTGA